The following coding sequences lie in one Thermosulfuriphilus ammonigenes genomic window:
- the rpsU gene encoding 30S ribosomal protein S21, whose amino-acid sequence MPGVIVREDEPFEQALKRFKKQCEKAGILSEVKKREFYEKPSIKRKKKILAARKRMLKRMKRYQRG is encoded by the coding sequence GTGCCGGGTGTTATTGTCAGAGAAGATGAGCCTTTCGAGCAGGCCCTGAAACGCTTTAAGAAGCAGTGTGAAAAGGCGGGTATTCTCTCAGAGGTCAAAAAACGGGAATTTTACGAGAAGCCCAGCATCAAACGTAAAAAGAAAATTCTGGCCGCTCGAAAGCGGATGCTCAAACGCATGAAGCGTTATCAGCGCGGTTAG
- a CDS encoding acyl-CoA thioesterase, translating into MRLDLHPPIQETPYRIIYGDTDCGGVVYYAHYLRLFEIGRTEYLRTAGVTYRKIEEDQGLILPVVEVYCRYRAPARYDDQILIKTALEKVSPASIRFHYQLEKEGRPICFGYTIHAPVDRNGHLKRLPQGLVEHFQQLLERGHF; encoded by the coding sequence ATGAGGCTTGATCTCCACCCTCCCATTCAAGAAACCCCTTATCGGATTATTTACGGCGATACCGACTGCGGTGGAGTAGTCTACTATGCTCATTACCTCCGGCTTTTTGAAATCGGCCGGACCGAATATCTTCGAACCGCTGGGGTGACCTATCGCAAGATTGAAGAGGATCAGGGGCTTATTCTTCCGGTGGTTGAAGTCTATTGTCGCTATCGGGCTCCGGCCCGATACGACGACCAGATTCTCATTAAAACGGCCCTGGAGAAGGTCTCCCCGGCCAGTATTCGCTTCCACTATCAACTAGAAAAAGAGGGACGGCCTATTTGCTTCGGCTACACCATCCACGCCCCGGTTGATCGGAATGGGCATCTAAAACGTCTTCCCCAAGGCCTGGTAGAGCATTTTCAGCAACTCCTTGAAAGAGGCCACTTCTGA